A window of the Arachis duranensis cultivar V14167 chromosome 5, aradu.V14167.gnm2.J7QH, whole genome shotgun sequence genome harbors these coding sequences:
- the LOC107488199 gene encoding uncharacterized protein LOC107488199 — MVSAMAAGWNAQVIVETWSQGGLIATSVGLAIARRHTGGRHVCIVPDERSRSEYAASMGEAGMLLEIMVGEPEEVMAELTGIDFLVVDSRRKDFPRVLRLAKLSNNGAVLLCKNTGFSLSSVKWRNLLGGHGSSRGVVRSVFLPVGKGLDMAHVSSSATTGGTSVNSQSSVRGNNARV; from the exons ATGGTTTCCGCCATGGCTGCAGGGTGGAACGCGCAGGTCATCGTGGAGACATGGTCGCAGGGAGGCCTCATCGCTACTAGCGTTGGTTTAGCCATAGCTAGGCGCCACACCGGAGGAAGACACGTCTGCATAGTCCCCGATGAGAGGTCCAGATCAGAGTACGCCGCCAGCATGGGAGAGGCGGGGATGTTACTGGAGATCATGGTGGGTGAACCGGAGGAGGTGATGGCTGAGTTGACCGGGATAGATTTTTTGGTCGTGGATTCACGGCGAAAGGATTTCCCGAGAGTTCTGAGGCTGGCGAAACTGAGCAACAATGGTGCTGTGCTCTTGTGCAAGAACACgggtttttctctctcttccgtCAAATGGAGGAACCTTCTGGGAGGACATGGTTCAAGCCGTGGTGTTGTTCGTTCGGTGTTTCTTCCGGTGGGGAAGGGGCTTGACATGGCGCATGTCTCCTCCTCCGCCACCACCGGGGGTACTTCGGTCAATTCACAATCATCAGTCAGGGGTAATAATG CACGCGTGTAG